Proteins encoded in a region of the uncultured Erythrobacter sp. genome:
- a CDS encoding SMI1/KNR4 family protein, which translates to MSSAALTAFTKAWGGSYHEAKPVTEAALVMAEQELGSELPRSYKSAILRAGLPSPTIELLDFICDHEIDLPDLSDFHSPEDIASSTIDWREMGMPEHLIAFASDCSGNLFAFPTSTTGNRDEVWFFDHDFGTSDKLADSFEDWLNLYNSLKN; encoded by the coding sequence GTGAGCAGTGCAGCGCTCACGGCGTTCACGAAGGCGTGGGGCGGAAGTTACCACGAGGCCAAACCCGTGACTGAGGCCGCCTTGGTAATGGCTGAACAAGAATTGGGCTCCGAGCTCCCGCGGTCATACAAGAGTGCAATCTTACGTGCCGGCCTCCCGAGTCCGACCATCGAGCTGCTCGATTTCATATGTGATCATGAGATCGATCTACCCGATCTAAGTGATTTTCATTCCCCTGAGGATATTGCCTCGTCCACGATCGACTGGCGAGAAATGGGCATGCCCGAACACTTGATCGCTTTCGCCAGCGACTGCTCTGGCAACCTATTTGCATTCCCGACATCGACGACTGGAAACCGCGACGAGGTCTGGTTCTTCGATCACGATTTTGGAACTTCAGACAAGCTCGCCGATAGCTTCGAGGACTGGTTGAACCTCTACAACAGCCTCAAGAACTGA
- a CDS encoding long-chain fatty acid--CoA ligase, whose protein sequence is MHSPTVPPSAAPVVNPADDQHLQDIDAATNLVELFLKRADEKGDAPFLGRKRDGEWVTQSWAEVADDVCLLAESLRNIGLNDGDRVALVSENRPEWCIADLAVMAAGCISVPTYTTNTERDHCHILDNSGARAVIVSNEKLLGPLHGAIQSTGIAEHVIGIEDLHRKQASSFEYHDWGKLIEGDAASARKAVDERIATISREDTACLIYTSGTGGAPRGVKQHHGSILCNVAGAAEILITDFGIQDERFLSFLPLSHAYEHTGGQYLPIAVGAEIFYSEGLEKLASNIEEVRPTIMVVVPRLFEVLRTRIIKQIEKQGKVANFMLDKAIKIADNSTEGRTRKRDKPLDFLVEKTLRPKIRQKFGGRIKAMVSGGAPLNPDVGNFFEAMGLTMLQGYGQTEAGPVMSCNRPQVGLKMDTVGPPMRGVEIKIAEDGEILCRGELVMHGYWQNDAETARTIQDGWLHTGDIGHLDDKGRIVITDRKKDMIVNDKGDNVAPQKIEGMLTLQPEIAQAMVSGDKRPYVVGLIVPDAEWALEWARANDEKFDMKALQDLPAFKKAVRAAVDRTNKDLSVVEKVRKFEFADEAFAIDNEEMTPSMKIRRHKIRDRYQERIDGLY, encoded by the coding sequence GTGCATTCCCCAACCGTACCGCCCAGTGCGGCACCCGTCGTGAACCCGGCCGATGATCAGCATTTGCAGGATATCGACGCAGCCACCAATCTGGTCGAGCTTTTCCTCAAGCGTGCCGATGAAAAGGGTGACGCGCCGTTCCTTGGCCGCAAGCGTGATGGCGAATGGGTCACGCAAAGCTGGGCCGAAGTGGCGGATGACGTCTGCCTGCTCGCGGAAAGCCTGCGCAATATCGGCCTGAACGATGGCGACCGCGTCGCGCTGGTTTCCGAAAACCGCCCGGAATGGTGCATCGCCGACCTTGCCGTTATGGCTGCGGGCTGCATTTCGGTGCCGACCTACACGACCAACACCGAGCGCGATCACTGTCATATTTTGGACAATTCGGGCGCGCGCGCAGTTATCGTATCAAACGAGAAGCTACTCGGACCGCTCCACGGCGCGATCCAGTCGACCGGCATTGCCGAGCACGTGATCGGAATCGAAGACCTGCACCGCAAGCAGGCCAGCAGCTTCGAGTATCACGATTGGGGCAAGCTGATCGAAGGCGACGCTGCATCGGCGCGCAAGGCGGTCGACGAACGCATTGCCACGATCTCCCGCGAAGATACCGCTTGTCTGATCTACACCAGCGGTACCGGCGGCGCGCCGCGCGGCGTGAAGCAACACCACGGATCGATCCTCTGCAATGTCGCTGGCGCTGCTGAGATCCTGATCACCGACTTTGGCATTCAGGACGAACGCTTCCTGTCCTTCCTCCCTCTCAGCCATGCTTACGAACACACCGGCGGGCAATATCTGCCAATCGCGGTGGGCGCCGAAATCTTCTATTCAGAAGGTCTCGAGAAGCTCGCTTCGAATATCGAAGAAGTGCGCCCGACCATCATGGTGGTGGTTCCGCGCCTGTTCGAGGTGCTGCGCACGCGGATCATCAAGCAGATCGAGAAGCAAGGCAAAGTTGCCAACTTCATGCTCGATAAGGCGATCAAGATCGCCGACAATTCGACCGAGGGCAGAACCCGAAAACGCGACAAGCCGCTGGATTTCCTGGTCGAGAAGACGCTCCGCCCGAAAATCCGTCAGAAATTTGGCGGGCGGATCAAGGCGATGGTTTCTGGCGGCGCCCCGCTCAACCCCGATGTCGGCAATTTCTTCGAAGCGATGGGTCTCACCATGCTTCAGGGTTACGGCCAGACCGAGGCTGGTCCGGTGATGAGCTGTAACCGGCCCCAGGTCGGCCTAAAGATGGACACGGTCGGCCCGCCCATGCGCGGGGTCGAGATCAAGATCGCCGAGGATGGCGAGATCCTGTGCCGCGGCGAGCTGGTGATGCACGGATACTGGCAGAACGACGCCGAAACCGCGCGTACGATCCAGGATGGCTGGCTGCACACTGGCGATATCGGCCACTTGGACGACAAGGGCCGGATCGTGATCACCGACCGCAAGAAAGACATGATCGTCAACGACAAGGGCGACAATGTCGCGCCGCAAAAGATCGAAGGCATGCTGACATTGCAGCCGGAAATCGCGCAGGCGATGGTGAGCGGCGACAAGCGGCCTTACGTCGTGGGCCTGATTGTTCCAGACGCCGAATGGGCGCTAGAATGGGCGCGCGCGAACGACGAGAAATTCGACATGAAAGCGCTGCAAGACCTGCCGGCTTTCAAAAAAGCAGTACGTGCAGCCGTCGACCGGACGAACAAGGACCTATCGGTGGTCGAAAAAGTCCGCAAGTTCGAATTTGCGGATGAGGCCTTCGCGATTGACAATGAAGAGATGACGCCGAGCATGAAAATCAGGCGTCACAAGATCCGTGATCGGTATCAGGAGCGGATCGACGGGTTGTATTGA